A window of Dehalococcoidia bacterium contains these coding sequences:
- a CDS encoding phosphoribosyltransferase family protein encodes MEIIEESTIERITDPEEVKKYFRVGERHKAKEKAIIDLIASTGMLLKGHFCLESGLHTQFFSRYADGASLNSNVRLVMDELISDLAGDNIRFDVIIVQPSAGHILGEMIATTMHKRLVIAEVDSHNVPTGELINDKYIYPNDRILIVSDVFTTGTGLSAILSAIRRCKAKPVAVALFADRAWEKLKEFEKHESIKVYSLGSLDFQDKTVRPTECSLDRTSKPIPSWEV; translated from the coding sequence ATGGAAATAATTGAAGAGTCTACAATCGAAAGAATCACCGATCCTGAGGAAGTCAAAAAGTATTTCAGGGTTGGTGAAAGGCACAAAGCTAAAGAAAAAGCTATCATAGACTTGATCGCCTCTACTGGTATGCTGCTGAAAGGGCATTTTTGTCTTGAATCTGGGCTACATACTCAGTTTTTTTCACGGTATGCCGATGGAGCTAGTTTAAACAGCAATGTGCGACTTGTGATGGATGAACTGATCTCTGACCTGGCAGGAGACAATATCAGGTTCGATGTCATTATAGTCCAGCCATCGGCCGGTCATATATTGGGAGAAATGATCGCCACGACTATGCATAAGCGGCTTGTTATAGCTGAAGTAGACAGTCACAACGTGCCTACCGGTGAATTGATCAACGACAAATATATTTATCCTAACGACAGAATCCTGATTGTAAGTGATGTTTTCACAACGGGTACTGGTCTATCGGCAATATTGAGTGCTATTCGCCGCTGCAAAGCTAAACCTGTCGCAGTAGCACTATTTGCAGATAGAGCTTGGGAAAAATTGAAGGAATTCGAAAAGCACGAAAGCATCAAGGTCTATAGTCTTGGTAGTCTTGATTTCCAAGATAAAACGGTCAGACCAACTGAATGTAGTCTAGATAGAACCAGTAAACCGATACCTAGCTGGGAAGTTTGA
- a CDS encoding CoA-binding protein: MTDFNRFFAPRSLAFLGASTDTKKWGYRILANVRTGGFQGNIYPVNPKGGEVLGLKVYSTIEEIPEVPDLAIIVVPPPAMVDTIKECVAKGIKAGVVVTAGFAEVGRDGAAVQEEIVRIARQGGLRLVGPNCFGILSPSAKLYAQMPPIFPPDGEMAVVSQSGNVGLTIARRAMSIEFGVSRLVSIGNEADLRTEDFLEYLAGDDHTKVILSYIEGFKDGRRFFEIARRTSLKKPIVMIKVGETEAGASAARSHTAALSGSAEVFNGISRQAGIVRANNLLELMNLGYGFTCHPIPRGRRVGIATLGGGWGVLAADACARLGLDVIKLPGDVIKELDSFLPGWWSRNNPVDLVAGSADNITRVVDILARCDDTDSVLALGVPFPHFARVGLPTNEEEKKKFFEFVVDSYTNSFREMKAISRKYDKPVIIAAELPTPRGERALDVDILRCIAKENMVCYGMPDEAAKVLNSMVTYGEFLKRG; the protein is encoded by the coding sequence ATGACTGACTTCAACCGTTTCTTTGCGCCGCGTTCGCTCGCCTTCCTGGGCGCATCCACGGATACCAAGAAATGGGGATACCGTATCCTGGCCAATGTGCGCACCGGCGGCTTTCAGGGAAATATATATCCGGTCAATCCCAAGGGTGGAGAGGTGCTGGGCCTGAAGGTTTACAGCACGATAGAAGAGATACCCGAGGTCCCGGACCTGGCTATCATCGTGGTCCCGCCCCCGGCTATGGTTGACACTATAAAAGAGTGTGTCGCCAAAGGTATCAAGGCCGGAGTGGTGGTGACCGCGGGCTTCGCCGAGGTAGGCAGGGACGGGGCGGCGGTGCAGGAGGAGATAGTGCGCATCGCCAGGCAGGGCGGCCTCAGGCTGGTGGGCCCCAACTGCTTCGGCATACTCAGCCCGTCGGCCAAACTATATGCGCAGATGCCGCCCATCTTCCCTCCGGACGGTGAGATGGCGGTCGTCTCCCAGAGCGGCAACGTGGGACTGACCATAGCGCGCCGGGCCATGTCCATCGAATTCGGAGTCAGCCGTCTGGTCAGCATCGGCAACGAGGCGGACCTTCGCACCGAGGATTTTCTGGAGTACCTGGCGGGTGACGATCACACAAAAGTTATCCTCAGCTATATCGAAGGCTTCAAGGACGGGCGCAGGTTTTTCGAGATAGCCAGGAGAACCAGCCTTAAGAAACCCATCGTAATGATCAAGGTCGGGGAGACCGAGGCCGGCGCCTCGGCGGCCAGGTCGCATACCGCCGCCCTCTCCGGATCGGCCGAAGTGTTCAACGGCATCAGCCGGCAGGCGGGCATAGTCAGAGCCAACAACCTGCTGGAACTGATGAACCTGGGCTACGGCTTTACCTGCCATCCCATACCGCGCGGGCGCAGGGTGGGCATCGCGACGCTGGGGGGCGGCTGGGGTGTGCTGGCCGCCGACGCGTGCGCCAGGCTGGGTCTGGACGTGATCAAGCTGCCCGGGGATGTGATTAAAGAGCTGGACTCGTTCCTGCCGGGGTGGTGGAGCCGCAACAATCCCGTGGACCTGGTGGCCGGGTCGGCCGACAACATTACAAGGGTGGTGGATATACTGGCCAGGTGCGATGATACCGACAGCGTTCTGGCACTGGGCGTACCCTTCCCGCACTTCGCCAGGGTGGGCCTTCCCACTAACGAGGAAGAGAAAAAGAAATTTTTCGAGTTCGTCGTCGACTCCTATACCAATTCCTTCCGCGAGATGAAGGCCATATCCCGCAAATACGATAAACCCGTCATCATAGCTGCGGAGCTGCCGACGCCGCGCGGCGAGCGCGCGCTCGATGTCGACATATTGCGCTGCATCGCGAAGGAGAACATGGTCTGCTACGGCATGCCCGACGAGGCAGCCAAAGTACTTAACTCCATGGTGACCTACGGGGAATTCCTCAAGCGCGGCTGA
- a CDS encoding DUF308 domain-containing protein yields the protein MLETMVKRWWLISLRGLIALVLGIVLLVLDPLTAAELLILFIGIYALLDGIFALIVGIINKPPHRDRAWLITEGIIGILAGIAILIAPLLAGVIIIYFIAFWALLTGILELVFSIAQWKYIPGAWMILVTGIISVLLGGLILANVVAGTVLLVVIMAVYLVIFGLLLMLLGFSLKNLDVDKLSKELMAELGKE from the coding sequence ATGCTGGAGACAATGGTAAAGAGATGGTGGCTGATCTCGTTGCGCGGGCTGATCGCCCTTGTACTGGGCATCGTTTTGCTGGTACTGGATCCCCTTACGGCGGCTGAACTGCTGATTCTGTTTATCGGTATCTATGCCCTGCTGGACGGTATATTCGCCCTGATAGTGGGCATCATCAATAAACCGCCCCACAGGGACCGCGCCTGGCTGATCACGGAGGGCATTATCGGCATACTGGCGGGCATCGCCATACTGATCGCGCCGCTGCTGGCTGGCGTCATCATCATTTATTTTATCGCTTTCTGGGCGCTGCTGACGGGCATACTCGAGCTGGTTTTCTCCATCGCCCAATGGAAATACATACCCGGCGCCTGGATGATACTTGTCACCGGCATCATCTCCGTGCTGCTGGGCGGCCTGATACTGGCCAATGTCGTAGCGGGCACGGTGCTGCTGGTAGTCATCATGGCCGTTTACCTGGTGATCTTCGGCCTGCTGCTGATGCTGCTCGGTTTCTCCCTCAAGAACCTGGACGTAGACAAGCTGAGCAAGGAATTAATGGCGGAGCTCGGTAAAGAATAG
- a CDS encoding YIP1 family protein: protein MEIWRKLLNRMMRASRLDSGFFEEMETEEDALAHAIMVALIVSAATGIGMGLAALVGGAGAMWFLWGLLSGFLASLAGWYAWVLITFFCGTTFLRGPEKASLGELTRTLGLANSPGILRILSFVPMLGWLILALSGIWTLASGVIAVKQTLEFDAGRAAATCILGWLFYMAALVLVYIWLPSPYKMLNF, encoded by the coding sequence ATGGAGATATGGAGAAAGCTGCTCAACCGTATGATGCGGGCCTCAAGGCTGGATTCCGGCTTCTTCGAGGAGATGGAGACCGAGGAGGATGCCCTGGCGCATGCCATCATGGTAGCTTTAATAGTCAGCGCAGCCACGGGCATCGGCATGGGCCTGGCCGCCCTGGTAGGAGGCGCGGGCGCCATGTGGTTCCTCTGGGGGCTGTTGAGCGGGTTCCTGGCTTCGCTGGCCGGATGGTACGCCTGGGTGCTGATCACCTTCTTCTGCGGCACAACCTTCCTGCGCGGACCTGAAAAGGCCAGCCTGGGTGAACTGACCCGTACCCTGGGCCTGGCCAACTCGCCGGGCATACTGCGCATATTGTCCTTTGTCCCCATGTTGGGATGGCTCATACTGGCTCTGTCCGGCATCTGGACGCTGGCCTCCGGCGTGATCGCCGTAAAACAGACCCTTGAATTCGACGCGGGCAGGGCTGCAGCCACGTGCATCCTCGGCTGGCTCTTTTACATGGCCGCGCTTGTCCTGGTTTATATCTGGCTGCCTTCGCCCTATAAGATGCTGAATTTTTAA
- the pyrF gene encoding orotidine-5'-phosphate decarboxylase — MRIAELARQRIIVALDVATQSEAMALVKQLSGHVGLFKVGLELITSEGIGIVRKITDRGAKVFLDGKFHDIPNTVEGASGAATRLGVAMFNVHTMGGVAMMQAAAKAAVEEAIKEGIERPLVLGVTILTSIDRFTMNEQLKVAGAVKTQVVNLAELADMSGLDGVIASPREITAIRKSVNPKMLIVTPGVRPKWAATQDQKRIMTPAEAIDKGASYLVIGRPITKPPIQIGTPINAAKMISEEIASALIKRINNLSKV, encoded by the coding sequence ATGCGTATTGCAGAATTAGCTAGGCAACGAATAATTGTTGCCTTGGATGTTGCCACCCAATCTGAGGCCATGGCATTGGTCAAACAACTAAGTGGACATGTCGGTCTCTTTAAGGTCGGCTTAGAATTAATAACTTCCGAAGGAATTGGAATCGTCCGAAAGATAACCGATCGTGGAGCAAAAGTATTTCTCGATGGCAAATTTCACGACATACCAAACACGGTTGAAGGGGCATCTGGGGCAGCGACCAGGTTGGGAGTCGCTATGTTCAATGTACACACCATGGGTGGTGTAGCAATGATGCAAGCCGCGGCAAAGGCGGCTGTTGAAGAAGCGATTAAGGAAGGGATTGAACGGCCACTCGTCCTGGGCGTTACCATACTCACTAGCATAGATAGATTCACCATGAATGAGCAATTAAAAGTGGCTGGGGCAGTAAAGACACAGGTAGTCAATTTAGCGGAACTTGCAGACATGTCGGGGCTAGACGGTGTAATTGCATCACCCCGAGAAATTACCGCTATTCGCAAAAGCGTTAATCCGAAAATGCTGATCGTAACTCCTGGTGTTCGACCGAAATGGGCGGCCACTCAAGATCAAAAGCGCATCATGACACCGGCAGAGGCAATTGATAAAGGTGCCTCGTATTTGGTCATCGGTCGTCCGATTACCAAACCGCCGATTCAAATAGGTACGCCTATTAACGCCGCGAAAATGATCTCGGAAGAAATTGCTTCTGCCTTGATTAAAAGGATCAATAATCTAAGCAAGGTTTAG